From a region of the Odoribacter splanchnicus DSM 20712 genome:
- the dinB gene encoding DNA polymerase IV, with protein MENRKIIHIDMDAFYASVEQRDHPEYRGKPLAVGRPEERGVVAAASYEARKFGIRSAMSSMQALKLCPDLIFVRGRMEHYKAVSEEIHRIFHEYTDLIEPLALDEAFLDVTENKKNIPLAVDIARAIKKEIREKLGLVASAGVSYNKFLAKIASDYRKPDGLFVIHPRKAAAFIARLPIEVFWGIGKVTAHKMHALGIHNGAQLRNCSLEFLNRNFGKAGQLYYDFSHGVDLRPVEVVRIRKSVGCENTFEKDLTTHTALIIELWHVADELIRRLGKAGFKGHTLTLKIKFHDFTQKTRSISVGHELYTMKEILPLAKQLLAGLQLTHYRIRLMGLTVSNPVSSPDDPEQGIPTQLEINF; from the coding sequence ATGGAAAACAGGAAAATCATACACATCGATATGGATGCATTTTATGCTTCTGTCGAGCAGCGTGATCATCCCGAATACCGGGGAAAACCTTTGGCCGTAGGACGCCCGGAGGAGCGGGGTGTGGTGGCTGCTGCCAGTTATGAAGCCCGTAAGTTCGGTATTCGTTCGGCAATGTCTTCTATGCAAGCTCTTAAATTGTGTCCTGATTTAATTTTTGTACGGGGACGTATGGAACATTATAAAGCCGTGTCGGAAGAGATCCATCGGATCTTTCATGAATACACGGACCTGATAGAACCTTTAGCTTTGGACGAAGCTTTTTTGGATGTCACCGAAAATAAAAAGAATATTCCTTTAGCCGTAGACATTGCCCGGGCTATTAAAAAAGAGATTCGCGAGAAATTGGGGTTGGTGGCTTCGGCCGGAGTCTCTTATAATAAATTCCTGGCGAAGATTGCTTCGGATTATCGCAAACCGGACGGTCTTTTTGTTATCCATCCCCGTAAAGCAGCTGCTTTTATCGCTCGTTTGCCTATTGAAGTATTTTGGGGGATCGGTAAAGTGACTGCCCATAAAATGCATGCACTGGGGATACATAACGGAGCACAACTCCGCAATTGTTCGTTGGAATTTCTTAACCGGAATTTTGGGAAGGCCGGCCAGTTGTATTACGATTTCTCGCATGGGGTAGATCTTCGTCCTGTGGAGGTGGTCCGGATACGTAAATCGGTTGGGTGTGAGAATACTTTCGAAAAAGATCTGACAACCCATACTGCACTGATTATTGAGCTGTGGCATGTGGCCGATGAATTGATCCGGCGTTTAGGGAAAGCCGGATTCAAAGGACATACGTTGACGCTGAAAATCAAATTCCACGATTTTACACAGAAGACCCGTAGCATCAGTGTAGGACACGAATTGTATACAATGAAAGAAATTCTGCCTTTAGCCAAGCAGTTGTTAGCCGGTTTGCAGCTGACTCATTACCGTATCCGGTTGATGGGACTTACCGTATCTAATCCGGTTTCTTCTCCCGACGATCCGGAACAAGGGATTCCGACCCAGTTGGAAATTAATTTTTAG
- a CDS encoding DMT family transporter, which yields MPKSKAYIGHLMILATTFIYSFNTNFMKVIIPEWIGPNGLVLLRCSASTLVFWLIGLYFPTSSDRPHPQKKEIGMMILGGILGLGGNLLFYINGLSLTGPIDAFVIRTTQPIIVIALAVIFLHTVFTKYKAFGILLGIAGALYASIMPHTGSLVKDSFGGDVLVFCSSVSYSFFLILIKPYTQKFDSVTVMKWMSLSSMIISLPFGLSDLVRSPLFSAQAPLHIWLEICYILFVATVIGYFLSVYALNYITPFVESAYKYVLPVTGAAVSILMGLQKFSWHDPIALALIVTGFILINKKTNEIQTNHVSIHHSPTGPEDRENHPG from the coding sequence ATGCCCAAATCCAAAGCTTATATCGGTCATCTGATGATTCTGGCCACCACTTTCATTTATAGTTTCAACACCAATTTTATGAAAGTCATCATTCCCGAATGGATCGGTCCCAACGGGTTGGTGTTACTCCGTTGCTCTGCCAGCACCCTGGTTTTCTGGCTAATCGGCCTTTATTTCCCGACTTCTTCCGATCGTCCGCACCCCCAAAAAAAAGAAATCGGGATGATGATACTGGGCGGTATACTCGGCTTAGGAGGTAACTTATTGTTTTATATCAATGGACTTTCACTGACCGGGCCTATCGATGCTTTTGTCATCCGCACCACCCAACCGATCATCGTCATTGCCCTGGCGGTTATTTTTCTGCATACCGTATTTACCAAATACAAAGCCTTCGGTATTCTACTCGGTATTGCAGGCGCCCTTTATGCCTCCATTATGCCCCACACCGGAAGCCTGGTGAAAGACTCGTTCGGAGGCGATGTCCTGGTTTTCTGCTCTTCGGTTTCCTACTCCTTCTTTCTGATCCTGATCAAACCTTATACCCAAAAATTCGATTCGGTCACCGTCATGAAATGGATGAGCTTATCTTCGATGATCATCAGCTTACCTTTCGGGCTGTCAGATCTGGTCAGATCACCTTTATTTTCCGCCCAGGCTCCCCTTCACATCTGGCTCGAAATTTGTTATATACTTTTCGTTGCCACCGTGATCGGCTATTTTTTAAGTGTTTACGCCCTAAACTACATCACCCCCTTCGTAGAAAGTGCTTATAAATACGTCCTGCCGGTCACCGGTGCTGCTGTTTCCATCCTGATGGGACTACAGAAATTTTCGTGGCACGATCCGATTGCTTTGGCCCTGATCGTGACCGGATTTATTCTGATCAATAAAAAAACAAATGAAATCCAAACCAACCATGTATCCATACACCATTCACCTACCGGACCTGAAGACAGAGAAAATCACCCTGGGTAA
- a CDS encoding M16 family metallopeptidase, whose protein sequence is MKYCLTIILLCISLLAVYAQRNTPANDLIALPEGTVYKQLPNGLHYVVKQNDIPGRKVEFRLILRAGSILQTDNEGGLAHFLEHMAFNGTKNFPDKGIVEYLESLGVKYGFGINAFTGFDRTIYMFSMPTDRPEELDKGLLILKDWLTGIEMNPDQVEREKGVILEEARGYDTGDLFYDLKVGKTRYSQRMPLGTAEEIKSMTADKLNGFYRKWYVPELATVVVIGDLKVAEMEQKIKKLFGDIPSGKLKGYKQYPLDYKESIVCQKLKDTLINRSTLELIIPKVTKVQATYGDRVQKMKERLLVAAINARFTALNMRVSLSDDWYLSDKDHLVLSVSGDNDKEIKCRVTEAVNVLKQIREQGFYEQELARLKENAVQKLSRIYAVKSSDQWCEDFTDLAISGERYVTDTLHNAWLAAQLNRVESRELQKLVSQWFAGWKKIRAAYHYNPGRAAELSEEDILVALKEGEKNPYKEYEYVAKEREEREQVEIPDFLTRKFTQAHLSVASERKIEGLEVKEICLTNGARIILKCTKDGERQITLTAFAKGGASVLPPEKYSQLEGVAGYMEMGGIEKMDYDAYNEMLSQESMAFSVTFEPYWHGWMAMAPADKATELCRLVYEKCFYPEKRYDDFEEVKKEMLENMGEETVLSKMLKNAPDRQMSARIDELMGNALVNGSMADSREEVEAMNLDSIADFYRQIYTNPNGLVCVACGNFDMAEVERDLVAMLSMFPAQEKPNDWVLPDFTYPKGGFREIFPNANEGQTIFDYLYYGSYEASLRNSLMLKLVRDVVRNRLLSVLREQESLLYSPYMLLYHKGLPRAGYYFDINASVDTKNMGKVDKLLKEIIRDVQENEIDAEELAALQRSFVVTRREVVNDYTTAEWKKYLTGALRDGETLDDLAQYDEILYSITPADLKEACCKYLNMENSGLLMMQGEDK, encoded by the coding sequence ATGAAGTATTGTTTGACTATTATTTTATTGTGCATTTCTTTGCTGGCTGTGTATGCGCAAAGAAATACACCGGCAAACGATTTGATAGCGTTGCCGGAAGGTACTGTATATAAACAGTTGCCTAATGGTTTGCATTATGTTGTTAAACAGAATGATATACCGGGACGGAAAGTGGAGTTTCGTTTGATTTTACGTGCAGGCTCTATCTTACAGACAGATAATGAGGGTGGATTGGCTCATTTCTTAGAACATATGGCATTTAATGGTACGAAGAATTTTCCGGATAAGGGGATTGTGGAATATCTGGAGTCGTTGGGAGTGAAATATGGATTCGGAATAAATGCTTTTACCGGTTTTGACCGTACAATCTATATGTTTTCCATGCCGACAGACAGACCGGAGGAATTGGATAAGGGATTGCTGATATTGAAGGATTGGTTGACCGGTATTGAGATGAATCCAGACCAAGTGGAGAGGGAGAAAGGTGTGATTTTGGAAGAGGCCCGCGGATATGATACAGGAGATCTTTTTTATGATTTGAAAGTGGGCAAGACCCGTTACAGTCAGAGAATGCCTTTGGGAACAGCAGAGGAGATAAAGAGTATGACTGCAGATAAATTAAATGGTTTTTATCGGAAATGGTATGTTCCGGAATTGGCAACGGTGGTTGTAATAGGGGATTTGAAGGTTGCTGAAATGGAACAGAAGATTAAGAAACTGTTTGGGGATATTCCGTCCGGTAAATTGAAGGGATATAAGCAGTATCCGTTGGATTATAAGGAAAGTATTGTTTGTCAAAAGCTTAAGGATACGCTTATCAATCGTTCAACCTTGGAGTTGATTATACCCAAGGTGACAAAGGTTCAAGCTACTTATGGAGACCGAGTGCAGAAAATGAAGGAGCGGTTGTTAGTGGCTGCCATTAATGCCCGTTTTACTGCTTTGAATATGCGTGTGTCTCTATCAGATGATTGGTATCTGAGCGATAAAGACCATTTGGTGTTGTCTGTGAGCGGTGATAATGATAAGGAGATTAAATGTAGAGTGACAGAGGCTGTCAATGTCTTGAAACAAATTCGAGAACAAGGCTTTTACGAACAGGAATTAGCACGTTTGAAGGAGAATGCTGTGCAGAAACTCAGCCGTATCTATGCTGTGAAAAGTTCAGATCAATGGTGTGAAGATTTTACAGATTTGGCGATTTCTGGCGAACGTTATGTGACTGATACGCTACACAACGCTTGGTTGGCTGCTCAATTGAACCGTGTTGAAAGTAGAGAGTTGCAGAAGTTGGTATCTCAATGGTTTGCCGGTTGGAAAAAAATCCGGGCTGCATACCATTATAATCCAGGACGGGCTGCTGAATTATCTGAAGAGGATATTCTGGTTGCTTTGAAGGAGGGTGAAAAAAATCCATATAAAGAGTATGAATATGTGGCAAAAGAACGAGAAGAACGGGAACAAGTGGAAATTCCTGATTTCTTGACACGTAAGTTTACTCAAGCTCATTTGTCCGTGGCTTCTGAACGAAAAATAGAAGGTTTGGAGGTGAAGGAGATTTGTCTGACTAACGGTGCTCGTATAATTCTTAAATGTACGAAGGATGGGGAACGACAAATTACGTTAACAGCCTTTGCTAAAGGTGGTGCGTCTGTATTGCCTCCGGAAAAATATTCTCAGTTGGAAGGAGTGGCCGGTTATATGGAAATGGGTGGTATTGAGAAGATGGATTATGATGCTTACAATGAAATGTTGAGTCAGGAAAGTATGGCTTTTTCTGTGACTTTCGAACCTTATTGGCATGGTTGGATGGCAATGGCTCCCGCTGATAAAGCAACGGAGTTGTGTCGATTGGTTTATGAGAAGTGTTTTTATCCTGAAAAACGATATGACGATTTTGAAGAGGTGAAAAAAGAGATGTTGGAAAATATGGGAGAGGAAACTGTGTTGTCAAAGATGCTAAAGAATGCTCCGGATAGACAGATGTCTGCCAGAATTGATGAGTTGATGGGAAATGCACTGGTAAATGGTTCGATGGCTGACAGTCGTGAAGAGGTTGAGGCGATGAATTTGGATAGTATTGCTGATTTTTATCGCCAAATATATACGAATCCTAATGGACTGGTATGTGTGGCTTGTGGCAATTTTGATATGGCAGAAGTAGAAAGGGATTTAGTGGCTATGTTGAGTATGTTCCCGGCTCAGGAAAAACCGAATGATTGGGTGTTGCCCGATTTTACTTATCCCAAAGGCGGTTTCAGAGAGATATTTCCTAATGCTAATGAAGGACAGACTATTTTTGATTATCTGTATTATGGCTCTTATGAAGCAAGTTTGCGTAATTCATTGATGTTGAAGTTAGTGAGGGATGTTGTACGCAACCGTCTGCTTAGTGTTTTGAGAGAGCAGGAGTCATTACTTTATTCTCCTTATATGTTGTTGTATCATAAAGGTTTGCCGAGAGCCGGGTATTATTTTGATATCAATGCTTCTGTCGATACGAAGAATATGGGTAAGGTGGATAAGTTGTTGAAGGAAATTATCCGTGATGTACAGGAAAATGAAATTGATGCCGAGGAGTTGGCTGCGCTACAGCGTTCTTTTGTAGTGACACGTAGAGAAGTGGTGAATGACTATACAACTGCCGAGTGGAAGAAATATTTGACAGGAGCTTTGCGGGATGGTGAAACATTGGATGATTTGGCGCAGTATGATGAGATATTGTATTCTATTACACCAGCTGATTTAAAGGAGGCTTGCTGCAAGTATTTGAATATGGAGAATAGTGGTCTCCTGATGATGCAAGGAGAGGATAAATGA
- a CDS encoding pirin family protein, producing the protein MKTVIDRANTRGHADYGWLNTWHTFSFADYYNPQRIHFGALRVLNDDTVTPGMGFDTHPHKNMEVISIPLKGYLRHGDSLEHSEVISPGDIQVMSTGSGIYHSEFNDSKTENLEFLQIWIIPRVNNTKPVYKSYDIRQVDMKNRFGYIVAPDGTAPGGILQDAWFALGKLEKGKKIGYHLHQKNTGVYCFVIEGEICIEGTDLSRRDGMGITETDHFQVEARSEAYVLLIEVAMI; encoded by the coding sequence ATGAAGACAGTGATTGATAGGGCGAATACACGGGGACATGCTGATTACGGCTGGCTGAATACCTGGCATACTTTTAGTTTTGCAGACTATTATAACCCACAGCGGATTCATTTCGGGGCTTTACGGGTGCTGAACGACGATACCGTTACCCCCGGAATGGGGTTCGATACCCATCCCCACAAAAATATGGAGGTGATCTCGATTCCTTTGAAAGGTTACCTGAGGCATGGAGATAGTCTGGAGCACAGTGAGGTGATTAGTCCCGGGGATATTCAGGTGATGAGTACAGGTAGCGGGATTTATCATAGTGAATTCAACGATAGTAAAACTGAAAATCTGGAGTTTTTACAGATTTGGATTATTCCTCGTGTAAATAATACTAAGCCGGTCTATAAAAGCTATGATATCCGCCAGGTAGACATGAAAAATCGTTTTGGCTATATAGTGGCTCCTGATGGCACTGCTCCTGGCGGTATTTTACAGGATGCCTGGTTTGCATTGGGAAAGTTAGAGAAAGGTAAAAAGATCGGGTATCATCTGCACCAGAAGAATACAGGCGTTTATTGTTTTGTCATCGAAGGTGAAATCTGTATCGAAGGTACTGATTTGTCGCGACGTGATGGTATGGGTATCACGGAGACAGACCATTTTCAGGTGGAGGCACGGAGTGAGGCTTATGTGTTGTTGATAGAAGTGGCTATGATTTAG
- a CDS encoding site-specific integrase yields the protein MKASISVICYKYKTLSNGESPLMLRIHKDGKRKLVSIGLSIHPQLWDFTKNEPKPKCPNKDLINKIILDKKAEYQKEILELNAEQKDYTASSLVENKKAKYEPKTVIDFYKELIQNFKDAGKTGNKSIYTNSLNSLKAFTHNKLNILFSDIDVDWLKRYEKWQRSNKNKETTISLQFRTLRSAYNKAIEAKATSAKSYPFKAFNINRFNTKTRKRSLSKEEIMRIITTETVNATYIRQLTRDIFKFSYLCAGIPFVDIANLTMENINRQNRIV from the coding sequence ATGAAAGCCTCTATTTCAGTTATTTGCTATAAATACAAGACACTATCAAACGGTGAAAGTCCATTAATGTTACGAATTCACAAAGACGGCAAAAGAAAACTGGTAAGCATCGGTTTATCCATTCATCCCCAACTTTGGGACTTTACCAAGAATGAACCTAAACCGAAATGTCCCAATAAAGACCTGATAAATAAAATCATTCTTGACAAGAAAGCCGAATACCAAAAAGAAATACTTGAACTTAATGCGGAGCAAAAAGACTATACGGCATCGTCATTGGTTGAAAATAAAAAAGCGAAGTATGAACCTAAAACCGTTATCGATTTCTATAAGGAACTGATCCAAAACTTCAAAGATGCAGGAAAAACAGGAAATAAATCTATTTATACTAACTCATTAAACTCACTCAAAGCCTTTACGCACAATAAACTAAACATCTTATTCAGTGATATTGATGTTGATTGGCTGAAACGATATGAAAAATGGCAACGAAGTAACAAGAACAAAGAGACTACTATCAGTTTACAGTTCCGAACCTTGCGAAGTGCATATAATAAAGCAATAGAAGCCAAAGCAACATCCGCCAAATCTTATCCATTTAAAGCCTTTAACATCAACAGATTCAATACAAAGACAAGGAAACGTTCCCTATCTAAAGAAGAAATCATGAGAATAATCACAACGGAAACAGTCAACGCAACCTATATACGTCAGCTAACCCGTGACATTTTCAAGTTTTCCTATTTATGTGCAGGCATCCCATTTGTAGATATTGCCAATCTGACAATGGAGAATATCAACCGACAAAATCGTATTGTTTAA
- a CDS encoding tyrosine-protein phosphatase, with product MKSKPTMYPYTIHLPDLKTEKITLGNKCRLKNFYRIGDGVYRSDQPSAACFRELEKFGMREILNLRCYHTDTKEAQGTSLILHHLPTRATLLRLDDLVTAMQIIRDRKGPLLFHCWHGSDRTGAVAAMYRMVFQHVPKQHAIDEMVEGIFGFHMIFDNIIDTIDEADIEHIRQELF from the coding sequence ATGAAATCCAAACCAACCATGTATCCATACACCATTCACCTACCGGACCTGAAGACAGAGAAAATCACCCTGGGTAATAAATGCCGGTTGAAAAACTTCTACCGGATCGGAGACGGAGTATATCGTTCGGACCAGCCGTCCGCAGCTTGCTTCCGGGAATTGGAAAAATTCGGTATGCGGGAAATACTGAATCTCCGTTGCTACCACACCGACACCAAAGAAGCACAGGGCACCTCGCTGATCCTGCATCACCTCCCCACCCGGGCCACATTGCTCAGGCTGGACGATCTGGTCACTGCCATGCAGATCATCCGCGACCGGAAAGGTCCCCTACTCTTTCATTGCTGGCATGGCAGCGACCGGACAGGAGCCGTAGCAGCCATGTACCGAATGGTTTTTCAGCATGTTCCCAAACAACATGCCATCGATGAAATGGTTGAAGGTATTTTCGGCTTTCACATGATATTCGATAACATCATCGACACCATCGACGAAGCAGATATCGAACATATCCGGCAAGAATTATTCTGA
- a CDS encoding ChaN family lipoprotein — translation MKIFQSILCIMLLGISVASWGQEKKAYRLFDANGKEVGYREMMKVLKNQDVVFLGEVHNCAIAHWMEYEIVKDLCEVHKGKLAIGLEMLEADNQLVLDEYVGRLISSDRFEEEARLWPNYQTDYAAVVGLGREYGLKVVATNVPRRYANMVKNGGFEALDKLSAEAKGYIAPLPIDYVPDEEAAGMFGMMMIGSGKKSNPENVAKAQALKDATMGWFIAQNLKSKFVHLNGNYHSDFKKGIITYLKKYRPNLKIATVCSVRQDEIDKLGEENEGRADFYICVPTDMTMTY, via the coding sequence ATGAAAATTTTTCAAAGTATTTTATGTATAATGTTGTTGGGTATCTCCGTTGCAAGTTGGGGACAGGAGAAGAAAGCTTATCGTTTGTTTGATGCTAATGGTAAGGAAGTGGGGTATCGGGAGATGATGAAAGTGTTGAAAAATCAAGATGTCGTATTTTTAGGAGAGGTGCATAATTGTGCGATTGCCCATTGGATGGAATATGAGATTGTGAAGGATTTGTGTGAGGTGCACAAAGGAAAGTTGGCTATTGGATTGGAAATGTTGGAAGCAGACAATCAGTTGGTTTTGGACGAATATGTAGGAAGATTGATATCTTCTGACCGTTTTGAAGAGGAGGCGCGTCTGTGGCCTAATTATCAGACGGATTATGCAGCTGTTGTGGGATTAGGCAGGGAATATGGATTGAAGGTTGTTGCAACAAATGTTCCGCGCCGGTATGCGAATATGGTGAAAAATGGTGGTTTTGAGGCTTTGGATAAATTGTCTGCAGAAGCAAAAGGGTATATTGCTCCTCTACCAATTGATTATGTTCCTGATGAGGAAGCTGCCGGAATGTTCGGCATGATGATGATTGGGAGTGGAAAAAAATCAAATCCTGAAAATGTGGCTAAAGCACAAGCGTTGAAAGATGCTACTATGGGGTGGTTCATCGCCCAGAATCTGAAATCTAAATTTGTGCATTTGAATGGTAATTATCATTCAGATTTTAAGAAAGGTATTATTACTTATTTGAAGAAATATCGTCCTAATTTGAAAATTGCCACTGTATGTTCGGTGCGGCAGGACGAGATAGATAAGTTGGGTGAAGAGAATGAGGGACGTGCAGATTTTTATATTTGTGTTCCTACTGACATGACAATGACTTATTAA
- a CDS encoding Sb-PDE family phosphodiesterase — MKKSSIIGVLILCFAFWGKAQVRNEIRVPDPEGYRTLKCDFHIHTVFSDGLVWPTVRVDEAYREGLDAIALTEHLEYRPHRQDIIASHNRSYEIAEKTARNNQVILIRGSEITRPMAPGHFNAIFLSDCDALELPMIGTSDIHQPIQTDIDFARGQHRTMTFVFVRERSAEGIREALLHRRTAVYMDEKVIAEEQWLKELFEKSIDIEDIKRNEKSIVITLKNNSDLTFHLKKTRHNPGLVYFREYTIQPQCRHRIEIRLENNIQGGDINFEITNLYAAPNKGLTYSYKV; from the coding sequence ATGAAAAAAAGTAGTATTATCGGTGTGTTAATTCTCTGTTTTGCTTTTTGGGGTAAAGCTCAAGTCAGAAATGAAATTCGTGTACCCGATCCGGAAGGATACCGGACATTGAAATGTGATTTCCATATACATACAGTATTTTCCGATGGTTTGGTCTGGCCGACGGTACGTGTCGACGAAGCTTACCGGGAGGGATTGGATGCGATCGCCCTGACCGAACACCTGGAGTACCGTCCCCACCGCCAGGATATTATTGCTTCGCACAACCGATCCTATGAAATTGCAGAGAAAACAGCCCGGAATAACCAGGTAATTTTAATCAGAGGAAGCGAAATTACCCGCCCGATGGCTCCCGGACATTTCAATGCCATTTTTCTAAGCGACTGCGACGCCCTGGAACTGCCCATGATCGGCACATCGGATATCCATCAACCCATCCAGACAGATATCGATTTTGCACGGGGCCAACACCGTACGATGACCTTCGTATTTGTCCGGGAACGTTCGGCTGAAGGAATCCGTGAAGCTTTATTACATCGCAGGACTGCAGTATATATGGATGAGAAAGTTATCGCCGAAGAACAATGGCTGAAAGAGTTATTCGAAAAATCGATCGACATCGAGGATATAAAACGAAATGAAAAAAGCATCGTTATTACCCTGAAAAACAATTCCGATCTGACCTTCCATCTCAAAAAGACCCGGCATAATCCCGGTCTCGTTTATTTCAGGGAATATACCATCCAACCTCAGTGCCGCCATCGTATCGAAATCCGTTTAGAAAACAATATCCAGGGAGGCGATATCAATTTTGAAATCACTAACTTATATGCTGCTCCCAACAAAGGACTGACTTATAGCTACAAAGTGTAA